A single window of Gossypium hirsutum isolate 1008001.06 chromosome A10, Gossypium_hirsutum_v2.1, whole genome shotgun sequence DNA harbors:
- the LOC107935906 gene encoding protein MEI2-like 5 isoform X2 yields MKQSVDHLVSDPTKIPTANASKKVESAWGILSGSDAYHASTDATLFSSSLPVLPHEKLNLNDTDNNYQSIDGITSDLNNLRQDVEGNDPLGDIEAHALGNLLPDDENELLAGIMDDFDLSGLPNSLEDLEEYDLFGSGGGMELETDPQESLTIGMSKVSLSDAVVGNGMPPYGLPNGVGTIAGEHPYGEHPSRTLFVRNINSNVEDSELRALFEQYGDIRTLYTACKHRGFVMISYYDIRAARTAMRALQNKPLRRRKLDIHFSIPKDNPSEKDVNQGTLVVFNLDPSVSNEDLRQIFGVYGEVKEIRETPYKRHHKFIEFYDVRAAEQALKSLNRSDIAGKRIKLEPSRPGGARRNLMLQLNQDLEQDESRGFRHQVGSPITNSPPGSWAQFNSPIEHSPMHSFSKSPVFGTMSPTTSNQLSGLASILHPQVSSSVKVAPIGKDQARGGHVEHALTNANSTHGTGFQLSHSLPEPKLSQYHGTIPTFGPSNGSRMETLSGPQFLWGNPNSYADRTNSSVWPTSSMEHPFSSNGNGHGFPYTGRQGSFSGSSHHHHHMGSAPSGVPLERHFGFFPESSENSFISPATFGGMSVGHNEGFMVNMGSRAPMSSGIGIPRNVSENGSSMRMMSSPRLSPVFLGNGLYPGLLPNSMEGLAERGRSRRVENNRNQLDNKKQFQLDLDKIISGEDTRTTLMIKNIPNKYTSKMLLAAIDENHQGTYDFLYLPIDFKNKCNVGYAFINMLSPSHIIPFYEAFNGKKWEKFNSEKVASLAYARIQGKAALVAHFQNSSLMNEDKRCRPILFHSEGPDGGDQTIPEHLHSSLNIIRQPNGLPLGDSSGSPKKKDAGEELETF; encoded by the exons ATGAAGCAGTCTGTTGACCATTTGGTTTCAG ATCCTACTAAGATTCCAACAGCAAATGCATCTAAGAAAGTGGAAAGTGCATGGGGGATTTTATCTGGTTCTGATGCATACCATGCCTCAACTGATGCTACCCTCTTTTCTAGCTCATTGCCTGTTCTTCCACATGAAAAAT TGAACTTAAATGATACGGACAATAATTATCAATCTATTGATGGTATTACATCTGATCTAAATAACCTACGTCAAGATGTGGAAGGCAATGATCCACTTGGGGATATTGAAGCTCATGCACTTGGAAACTTGCTTCCTGATGATGAGAATGAGCTTTTAGCAGGCATAATGGATGATTTTGATTTAAGTGGGTTGCCTAATTCACTGGAAGATCTAGAGGAGTATGATCTTTTTGGTAGTGGTGGAGGTATGGAATTAGAAACTGATCCACAGGAGAGCCTGACCATCGGCATGTCAAAAGTGAGTCTCTCTGATGCTGTTGTTGGGAATGGCATGCCCCCTTATGGCCTTCCAAATGGTGTTGGAACTATAGCTGGGGAACATCCGTATGGAGAACATCCTTCGAGGACATTATTTGTTCGTAATATAAATAGCAATGTTGAGGATTCTGAATTAAGAGCTCTTTTTGAG CAATATGGTGATATTAGAACTCTGTACACAGCATGTAAACATCGGGGCTTTGTGATGATATCCTATTATGACATTCGTGCTGCTCGAACAGCTATGCGTGCATTACAGAACAAGCCACTAAGACGGAGAAAACTTGACATTCACTTCTCAATTCCTAAG GATAATCCATCAGAGAAGGATGTTAATCAAGGAACTTTAGTAGTATTTAATTTGGATCCATCTGTTTCAAATGAAGATCTTCGTCAAATATTTGGGGTTTATGGTGAGGTTAAAGAG ATAAGGGAAACACCATACAAGCGACACCATAAGTTcattgagttttatgatgttagaGCTGCAGAACAAGCTCTTAAGTCACTGAATAGAAGTGATATAGCTGGTAAACGTATTAAGCTTGAACCTAGTCGCCCTGGAGGAGCTCGTCGAAA TTTGATGTTGCAACTTAATCAAGATCTTGAACAAGATGAATCTCGGGGTTTTAGACATCAAGTTGGTTCTCCGATTACCAATTCTCCTCCAG GTAGCTGGGCACAGTTTAACAGTCCTATAGAGCATAGTCCAATGCATTCTTTTAGCAAGTCCCCTGTTTTTGGGACCATGAGCCCAACTACCAGCAATCAATTATCTGGTCTGGCTTCTATTCTGCATCCTCAAGTGTCGAGCTCTGTGAAAGTTGCACCGATTGGCAAGGACCAAGCAAGGGGTGGTCATGTAGAACATGCATTAACCAATGCAAATTCAACCCATGGAACTGGGTTTCAACTTTCCCATTCTCTTCCAGAGCCAAAGTTGAGCCAATACCATGGAACCATACCTACTTTTGGTCCGTCAAATGGTTCCAGGATGGAAACATTGTCTGGGCCACAATTTCTTTGGGGGAATCCAAATTCATATGCAGATCGCACAAACTCTTCAGTCTGGCCGACATCATCTATGGAACATCCATTTTCATCCAATGGAAATGGCCATGGCTTTCCATACACAGGCCGGCAAGGATCTTTCTCAGGCTCATCCCACCATCACCATCACATGGGATCTGCTCCATCTGGTGTTCCTCTGGAAAGGCACTTTGGTTTCTTCCCAGAATCATCAGAAAATTCATTCATTAGTCCTGCTACATTTGGAGGCATGAGTGTAGGCCACAATGAAGGTTTTATGGTTAACATGGGTTCTCGTGCACCAATGAGTTCAGGTATTGGTATTCCACGGAATGTGTCTGAGAACGGTTCAAGTATGAGAATGATGTCTTCACCTAGGTTGAGTCCTGTATTTTTAGGCAATGGCCTATACCCAGGACTACTGCCAAACAGTATGGAGGGGTTGGCTGAGCGTGGCCGGAGCAGACGGGTTGAAAATAATCGGAACCAGCTGGATAACAAAAAGCAGTTTCAGCTGGACTTGGATAAAATTATTAGCGGTGAAGATACTCGAACAACTCTGATGATAAAAAATATTCCAAATAA GTATACCTCAAAGATGTTGCTGGCTGCCATTGATGAAAATCATCAGGGAACTTACGATTTTCTCTATTTGCCAATAGATTTTAAG AATAAGTGCAATGTGGGCTATGCCTTTATTAATATGCTGTCTCCTTCACACATTATACCATTTTACGag GCATTTAATGGAAAGAAGTGGGAGAAGTTTAATAGCGAGAAAGTTGCTTCTTTGGCATATGCTCGAATCCAGGGAAAGGCAGCTCTTGTTGCCCACTTCCAGAATTCAAGCTTGATGAATGAAGATAAGCGCTGCCGCCCAATTCTCTTTCACTCTGAGGGTCCAGATGGTGGCGATCAG ACCATCCCAGAGCATTTACACTCTAGTTTGAATATCATCCGCCAGCCAAATGGGTTACCCTTGGGTGATTCTTCAGGTAGCCCCAAAAAGAAAGATGCTGGCGAGGAGCTTGAAACCTTCTAG